A genomic stretch from Leishmania donovani BPK282A1 complete genome, chromosome 36 includes:
- a CDS encoding nuclear lim interactor-interacting factor, putative, translating into MPRQRRRGASFRGVYCPDAFPLSLEESVTETAEVFRRSPSIAASGEYLVPPKPTEIKNRLTVVLDLDETLIYARQGPLYVRPGIETLMRFLADHCETIVWTSSKHRYADAVVAQIDTCGAVCHTVYRHRRWFNGTSATKELRLLGRDLETTIIVENTPDCCRGYERNAVLVEDYEGGELADHTLHTLLALLRDLVERHEKDGITVPEYIATTPRLAQQNVLTDKGTVMQAYCLLGAEDECAAPYSTVSKYPRINRDHLASAFPRPAQQPSRIRPAGSLGIRRKHACQQRVVY; encoded by the coding sequence ATGCCACGCCAGCGCAGACGCGGTGCCAGCTTTCGGGGAGTTTACTGCCCCGATGCGTTCCCTTTAAGCCTCGAGGAGTCTGTGACGGAGACGGCAGAGGTGTTCCGTCGCTCTCCATCCATCGCGGCGTCGGGAGAGTACCTTGTCCCTCCAAAGCCCACAGAGATTAAGAATCGCCTGACCGTCGTGCTCGACCTTGATGAGACGCTCATCTACGCGCGCCAAGGACCACTCTACGTACGCCCTGGCATCGAGACGCTGATGCGCTTCCTCGCCGACCACTGCGAGACAATCGTATGGACCTCCAGCAAGCACCGGTACGCAGACGCGGTCGTGGCGCAGATCGacacgtgcggcgccgtctgccACACAGTGTaccgacaccgccgctggtTTAACGGCACATCGGCGACAAAGGAACTGCGCCTACTTGGCCGGGACCTGGAGACGACGATCATCGTTGAGAACACCCCagactgctgccgcggctacGAGAGAAACGCTGTGCTTGTCGAGGACTACGAGGGCGGCGAGCTCGCAGATCACACGCTCCATACGCTGCTAGCTCTGCTGCGGGACCTCGTCGAGCGCCATGAAAAGGATGGAATCACTGTGCCCGAGTACATcgccacgacgccgcgcctTGCGCAACAGAATGTCTTGACGGACAAGGGGACCGTGATGCAGGCGTACTGCCTACTCGGCGCCGAGGATGAGTGTGCTGCGCCGTACTCGACTGTGTCGAAATACCCGCGCATCAACCGCGACCATTTGGCCAGCGCTTTCCCTCGCCCTGCGCAACAGCCGTCACGCATCCGACCAGCGGGTTCACTGGGCATCAGGCGAAAGCACGCCTGTCAACAACGAGTGGTGTACTAG
- a CDS encoding beta-adaptin, putative — MENFLRKARERIQRKLEETKTGSKYFAQTRRGEAAELQNDLNGTDSYRKKAAVKRIIANMTMGRDVSYLFVDVVKLAPSTDLELKKLVYLYVLSTARLQPEKALLAVNTFLQDTTNSSPVVRALAVRTMMCIRVSSVLEYTLEPLRRAVADPDPYVRKTAAMGLGKLFHDDMNLFYQQDFKKDLVELLNDNNPIVASNAAAIVCEVNDYGSEKIESSNEWVNRLVYHLPECNEWGQQYILDLLAAQRPSDKESAETLLTRVLPRMNHQNPAVVMGAIKVVANLASRCSQELIERCTVRVNTALLTLAKRDAETQYIVCKNIHALLVIFPNLLRTNLDAFYVRYSDPPFVKLEKLRLLLKLATPSVAPEIAKELAEYASGVDMVFVVEVVRAIASLAIKVDSMAPDCANLLMQLVDRRPELLPHVVTAAKDIVRKYPELLMLDALVTDYGADEVVEEEAKVSLLWMLGEYCDFIENGKDIIQRFIDTIMEHEQRVQLAILSAAVKMFLRDPQTMEPQLNRLLETVTTHSDDADVRDRAFAYWRLLSKGITVEQMKKVVHGQMVPVNVDHTFSDAMTMADLKKSLNTAAIVFARPYQSFLPPYGLADVELDEEDTEDDDAVKLPATPSMGTQDGASAPDAARARYDIFEFLGDGTGARHPVASGSNGAQHADPFGDLFSASPSTVGASSPAFQAASGSQAPASPPTAASAIEDLFGNGMGSGSQTVPAPISAAPQSAGRDTQLNDLFS; from the coding sequence ATGGAGAACTTTCTCCGCAAGGCGCGCGAGAGAATTCAGCGCAAATTGGAGGAAACAAAGACGGGATCCAAGTACTTTGCGCAGacgcgccgcggcgaagCTGCGGAGCTGCAAAATGACCTCAACGGCACCGACAGCTATCGCAAAAAGGCCGCGGTGAAGCGCATCATCGCCAACATGACGATGGGGCGCGACGTGAGCTACCTCTTTGTCGACGTCGTGAAGCTGGCTCCATCGACCGATCTGGAGCTCAAGAAGTTGGTCTATTTGTACGTGCTCAgcacggcgcggctgcagccgGAGAAGGCGTTGCTAGCCGTCAACACGTTCCTGCAGGATACCACGAACAGCTCCCCCGTTGTGCGGGCGCTTGCGGTGCGGACGATGATGTGCATCCGGGTGTCCTCGGTACTCGAATACACGCTGGAGCCTCTGCGCCGTGCCGTGGCAGATCCGGACCCGTACGTGCGCAAGACTGCCGCCATGGGCCTCGGCAAGCTGTTTCACGATGACATGAACCTCTTTTACCAGCAGGACTTCAAGAAGGACCTCGTGGAGCTGCTTAACGACAACAACCCAATCGTCGCATCCAACGCCGCAGCAATCGTGTGCGAGGTGAACGACTACGGAAGCGAGAAGATTGAGAGTAGCAACGAATGGGTGAATCGACTCGTCTACCACCTGCCAGAGTGCAATGAATGGGGGCAACAGTACATCCTTGACCTACTGGCGGCCCAGCGTCCTAGCGACAAGGAGAGCGCCGAGACTCTGCTGACGCGCGTTCTGCCCCGCATGAATCACCAGAACCCGGCTGTGGTGATGGGGGCGATCAAGGTAGTTGCCAACCTGGCGAGCCGGTGCTCGCAGGAGCTGATTGAGCGCTGCACTGTGCGCGTCAACACCGCCCTCCTAACGCTGGCGAAGCGCGATGCTGAAACACAGTACATTGTCTGCAAGAACATTCACGCACTGCTGGTCATCTTTCCGAATTTGCTGCGCACCAACCTCGACGCCTTCTACGTACGTTACAGCGACCCGCCGTTCGTTaagctggagaagctgcgcctcctgtTGAAGCTTGCCACGCCGTCCGTGGCGCCAGAGATTGCCAAGGAATTGGCCGAGTACGCCTCGGGGGTGGACATGGTGTTTGTGGTCGAGGTGGTGCGTGCCATCGCTTCGCTCGCCATCAAGGTAGATTCCATGGCGCCTGACTGCGCGAACCTTCTCATGCAGCTAGTGGATCGGCGGCCAGAGCTGCTGCCTCACGTGGTGACAGCCGCAAAGGATATTGTGCGCAAGTACCCAGAGCTACTCATGCTGGATGCGCTGGTGACCGACTACGGCGCTGACGAGGTcgtagaggaggaggcgaaggtgtCGTTGCTGTGGATGCTGGGTGAGTACTGCGACTTCATCGAAAACGGCAAGGACATTATTCAGCGCTTTATCGACACCATCATGgagcacgagcagcgcgtgcagctcgcGATCCTgagcgcggcggtgaagATGTTTCTACGAGACCCGCAGACGATGGAGCCGCAGCTGAATCGCTTGCTGGAAACAGTGACGACGCACAGTGACGACGCCGATGTGCGTGACCGCGCCTTTGCGTACTGGCGTCTGCTCTCTAAGGGCATCACTGTGGAGCAGATGAAAAAGGTGGTTCATGGGCAAATGGTGCCTGTGAACGTCGACCACACCTTCAGCGATGCCATGACCATGGCGGACCTAAAGAAGTCCCTCAACACTGCCGCCATCGTGTTCGCCCGCCCGTACCAGTCGTTTCTCCCTCCCTACGGGCTGGCCGACGTGGAactggacgaggaggacacaGAGGACGACGATGCGGTGAAGCTGCCAGCGACACCGTCGATGGGCACCCAGGATGGGGCATCGGCGCCTGATGCTGCACGGGCAAGGTACGATATATTTGAGTTCTTGGGCGATGGGACCGGGGCGCGTCACCCGgtggcgagcggcagcaacggcgctcAGCATGCAGATCCTTTTGGCGACCTGTTCAGCGCCTCGCCTTCCACCGTCGGGGCCTCCTCGCCAGCCTTTCAGGCCGCGTCAGGGTCACAGGCGCCAGCATCACCGCCAACCGCAGCGAGTGCCATTGAGGACTTGTTCGGAAACGGTATGGGAAGCGGAAGTCAAACAGTGCCAGCGCCAATCTCTGCCGCACCGCAGTCCGCCGGTAGAGACACGCAGCTGAATGATCTCTTTTCCTAA
- a CDS encoding prolyl oligopeptidase, putative, with the protein MKSLYPVVRRAATTYQLHGRTIPEPYDYLEDPCNAETKEFVRQQNEAFDAYMKSSNEVRDKIVERVTAMLNYARTSNPSLHAGKYYYQYNTGLQNQSVIMQATSLKDDNPTVFLDPNTLSADGTTALKAHAWSENEELFAYSLSDKGSDWQYIQVLNAETGEQLPDKLNWAKFSGISWWKNDGFFYQRYPELSEDVDKGAETDSAQNHYVCFHKVGTAQSEDLLILQVPEHPQWILAAEVTDDHEYLVIRVMNGCDPNNLIWIAKLPTTYEELKRPLEFVKVVNTFVAQYIYVGNEGKMFYMTSTKDASRKKIVSINLETTEEKDVVAEQESVLNRAALVKDTLIVVYLEDVKDVMYYRKLHGAAEMKKLDLPLGTITSLFSDYKKDFVSFKVSSFMLPGRSYVMDINNPQGSLTVYKDDVVNGLNVEDYVTVQHFYQSADGTKIPMFIVHKKGSLSPHSPVMLYGYGGFGISLTPSFSPSRIVFLQNLGGVLAIPNIRGGNEYGQLWHDAGRLTKKQNCFTDFVSAAKYLHSNKIGSPATTAIMGGSNGGLLVAACANQAPDEFSCVVCQVGVLDMFKFHKFTIGHAWISDYGNPDEEEDFRVLEKYSPIHNVRPGVKYPAILVVTGDHDDRVVPLHSLKYVATLQHTNPELGGPFLARVEVAAGHGFGKPTSKIIAETSDMYAFMAKSIGATWHD; encoded by the coding sequence ATGAAGTCCCTCTACCCCGTCGTCCGCCGTGCGGCTACGACCTACCAGCTGCACGGCCGCACAATCCCGGAGCCGTACGACTACCTCGAGGACCCATGTAATGCCGAGACGAAGGAGTTCGTGCGGCAGCAAAACGAGGCATTCGATGCGTACATGAAGTCCTCCAACGAGGTCCGAGACAAGATAGTGGAGCGAGTGACGGCGATGCTCAACTACGCGCGCACAAGTAACCCGAGTCTGCACGCTGGCAAGTATTACTATCAGTACAACACCGGCCTGCAAAACCAGAGCGTCATCATGCAGGCGACGTCTCTCAAGGACGACAATCCGACTGTCTTTCTCGACCCGAACACTCtcagcgccgacggcaccACTGCTCTCAAGGCCCACGCTTGGAGCGAGAACGAGGAGCTGTTTGCCTACAGCCTGAGCGACAAGGGAAGCGACTGGCAGTACATCCAGGTACTCAACGCGGAGACGGGGGAACAACTTCCCGACAAGTTGAACTGGGCGAAGTTTTCGGGCATCTCGTGGTGGAAAAATGACGGCTTCTTCTACCAGCGCTATCCCGAGCTCAGCGAGGACGTCGACAAGGGCGCCGAGACGGACTCGGCGCAGAATCACTACGTGTGCTTCCACAAGGTCGGGACTGCGCAGTCGGAGGATTTGCTCATTCTGCAGGTGCCCGAGCATCCCCAGTGGATCTTAGCGGCCGAGGTGACGGACGACCACGAGTACCTCGTCATCCGCGTCATGAACGGGTGTGATCCGAACAACCTTATTTGGATTGCAAAGCTGCCCACCACCTACGAGGAGCTGAAGAGGCCGCTGGAGTTCGTGAAGGTGGTAAACACGTTCGTCGCCCAGTACATCTATGTCGGCAACGAAGGCAAGATGTTTTACATGACGAGCACCAAGGATGCTTCGCGCAAAAAGATCGTTTCCATTAACCTTGAAACGACCGAGGAAAAGGATGTCGTCGCTGAGCAGGAGTCAGTGCTGAACCGTGCTGCGCTTGTGAAGGACACACTGATCGTTGTGTACCTCGAGGACGTCAAGGACGTGATGTACTACCGCAAGCTGCACGGGGCGGCGGAGATGAAGAAATTGGATCTGCCGCTCGGCACCATCACGTCCTTATTTTCTGACTATAAGAAGGACTTTGTCTCCTTCAAGGTCTCCTCGTTCATGTTGCCCGGTCGCTCCTATGTCATGGACATCAACAACCCGCAGGGCTCGCTGACTGTCTACAAGGACGACGTAGTGAACGGTCTCAACGTCGAAGACTACGTCACTGTGCAGCACTTTTACCAATCTGCTGATGGCACGAAGATTCCGATGTTCATCGTGCACAAGAAGGGGTCCTTGTCCCCCCACTCACCGGTCATGCTTTACGGCTACGGTGGTTTCGGCATTTCGCTGACCCCCAGCTTCAGCCCGTCGCGCATCGTCTTTCTACAGAACCTCGGCGGCGTTCTCGCCATTCCGAACAttcgcggcggcaacgagTACGGCCAGTTGTGGCACGACGCCGGGCGCCTTACGAAGAAGCAAAACTGTTTCACCGATTTTGTCTCCGCCGCCAAATACCTCCACAGCAACAAAATTGGCTCCCCTGCCACGACGGCCATCATGGGCGGCTCCAacggcggcctcctcgtcgctgcctgcGCCAATCAGGCCCCTGACGAGTTCTCGTGCGTCGTGTGCCAAGTAGGCGTCCTTGACATGTTCAAGTTTCACAAGTTCACCATCGGCCATGCTTGGATCTCCGACTACGGCAACCcagatgaggaggaggacttCAGGGTACTGGAGAAGTACAGCCCCATCCACAATGTGCGCCCCGGCGTCAAATACCCAGCCATCCTAGTGGTGACCGGTGACCATGATGatcgcgtggtgccgctgcattCGCTCAAGTACGTggccacgctgcagcacacgaACCCGGAGCTGGGTGGTCCCTTCCTGGCGCGTGTGGAGGTGGCTGCAGGTCACGGCTTTGGCAAGCCCACGAGCAAGATCATCGCCGAGACGTCCGACATGTACGCCTTCATGGCGAAGAGCATTGGTGCAACGTGGCACGACTGA